From Zingiber officinale cultivar Zhangliang chromosome 5B, Zo_v1.1, whole genome shotgun sequence, the proteins below share one genomic window:
- the LOC121986276 gene encoding 4-hydroxy-3-methylbut-2-en-1-yl diphosphate synthase (ferredoxin), chloroplastic-like isoform X1, translating into MATGTVPSSMAGLWTRDRHFYFAKSVDFARIVGLPENKNLMPRRRNVSMIRNSSKSSSDIVELEPTSEGSPLLVPRQKYCESIYKTVRRKTRTVMIGNVALGSEHPIRVQTMTTSDTKDVDRTVEEVMRIADTGADLVRITVQGKKEADACFEIKDKLVQKNYNIPIVADIHFAPAVALRVAECFDKIRVNPGNFADRRAQFEQLEYTDEEYQKELEHIEQVFSPLVEKCKKYGRAMRIGTNHGSLSDRIMSYYGDSPRGMVESAFEFARICRKLYFHNFVFSMKSSNPVIMVQAYRLLVAEMYVQGWDYPLHLGVTEAGEGEDGRMKSAIGIGTLLQDGLGDTIRVSLTEPPEKEIDPCKKLANLGMQASNLQQGTVPFEEKHRRYFDFQRRTGQLPVQKEGEEVDYRGVLHRDGSVLMSVSSDMLKTPELFYKSLAAKLVVGMPFKDLATVDSILLRDLPPFEDAESRLALKRLIDISMGVVVPLSVQLTKPLPNAIVLVNLNELSTGAHKLLPEGTRLAVTIRGDEPYEELDIIKNVSDITMLLHDLPLSEDKLSRVHAARRLFEYLEENSLNFPVIHHIQFPKGIDRDDLVITAGSNAGSLLVDGLGDGILLEAPDQEFEFLRNTSFNLLQGCRMRNTKTEYVSCPSCGRTLFDLQDVSAEIRSKTSHLPGVSVNSLTLPGSGIALPVQLDALANPLPSLTPLQIAIMGCIVNGPGEMADADFGYVGGAPGKIDLYVGKNVVKRGIAMEDATDALIQLIKDHGRWVDPQAEE; encoded by the exons TTCCCAGGCAGAAGTATTGTGAATCGATTTACAAGACTGTAAGGAGAAAGACTCGTACTGTGATGATTGGGAATGTGGCTTTAGGCAGTGAGCACCCCATACGAGTTCAAACTATGACCACTTCAGATACCAAGGATGTGGACAGGACTGTTGAGGAG GTAATGAGAATTGCAGATACAGGTGCAGATTTAGTTCGGATAACAGTTCAAGGGAAGAAAGAAGCAGATGCTTGCTTTGAGATTAAGGACAAACTTGTCCAGAAAAA TTACAACATCCCTATTGTTGCGGACATTCATTTTGCACCAGCAGTTGCACTTAGAGTAGCTGAGTGTTTTGACAAGATTCGAGTCAACCCAGGAAATTTTG CTGATAGGCGAGCCCAATTCGAGCAGTTAGAGTATACTGATGAAGAATATCAAAAGGAGCTTGAGCATATTGAGCAG GTCTTCAGTCCATTGGTTGAGAAATGCAAGAAGTATGGTCGAGCAATGCGAATTGGGACAAATCATGGAAGTCTTTCTGATCGTATAATGAGCTACTATGGAGATTCTCCAAGAGGAATG GTTGAGTCTGCCTTTGAGTTTGCAAGGATATGCCGGAAGCTTTACTTCCATAATTTTGTCTTCTCGATGAAATCAAGTAACCCAGTCATCATGGTTCAAGCTTATCGTTTGCTAGTGGCAGAGATGTATGTTCAAGGTTGGGATTATCCCCTGCACTTAGGGGTTACTGAAGCTGGAGAAGGAGAGGATGGGAGGATGAAATCTGCAATTGGTATTGGGACTCTTCTTCAG GATGGTTTGGGTGATACAATCAGGGTGTCCCTGACTGAACCACCAGAGAAAGAGATTGACCCTTGTAAAAAGTTGGCTAACCTTGGCATGCAAGCTTCAAATCTTCAACAGGGAACT GTTCCTTTTGAGGAAAAACATAGACGATATTTTGACTTTCAACGCAGAACTGGTCAACTTCCAGTACAGAAAGAG GGCGAGGAAGTGGACTACCGAGGTGTTCTTCATCGTGATGGTTCTGTTCTTATGTCAGTGTCGTCGGATATGCTGAAG ACACCAGAACTTTTTTACAAGTCTCTCGCGGCAAAGCTTGTGGTTGGAATGCCTTTCAAG GATCTGGCGACAGTGGACTCTATTCTTCTTAGAGATCTTCCTCCTTTCGAAGATGCTGAATCT AGGTTAGCTCTCAAAAGATTGATCGATATAAGCATGGGTGTTGTAGTTCCATTATCCGTACAGTTGACGAAACCGCTTCCTAATGCAATTGTCCTTGTGAACCTCAATGAACTTTCAACTGGCGCTCACAAGCTTTTGCCAGAAG GCACTCGATTAGCTGTAACCATACGTGGTGATGAACCTTATGAAGAATTAGATATCATCAAGAATGTCAGTGATATCACAATGTTGCTACATGATCTTCCATTAAGTGAAGATAAGCTCAGCAGAGTTCATGCAGCAAGGAG gtTGTTTGAGTATCTAGAAGAAAATTCTCTCAACTTTCCTGTTATCCACCACATCCAATTTCCTAAAGGAATTGATAG AGATGATCTTGTGATTACTGCTGGGAGCAATGCTGGTTCTCTTTTAGTTGATGGGCTTGGAGATGGTATACTACTCGAGGCTCCTGATCAGGAATTCGAGTTCCTAAGGAACACATCCTTCAACTTGCTTCAAGGTTGCAGAATGCGCAACACGAAAACT GAGTATGTGTCCTGCCCATCTTGTGGAAGGACACTCTTTGATCTTCAAGATGTCAGTGCTGAGATCAGGTCAAAGACTTCACATCTTCCCGGTGTGTCGGTAAACTCCTTAACTCTTCCTGGTTCTGGAATTGCACTACCAGTCCAATTAGATGCTTTGGCAAATCCTCTACCCTCCTTGACTCCTTTGCAGATTGCCATCATGGGTTGCATAGTGAATGGACCAGGAGAGATGGCCGATGCAGACTTCGGATACGTCGGCGGCGCACCAGGGAAGATTGATCTTTATGTTGGAAAG AATGTGGTGAAGAGAGGTATTGCAATGGAGGATGCAACTGATGCTCTAATTCAGCTGATAAAGGACCATGGCCGCTGGGTTGATCCACAAGCTGAAGAGTAG
- the LOC121986276 gene encoding 4-hydroxy-3-methylbut-2-en-1-yl diphosphate synthase (ferredoxin), chloroplastic-like isoform X2: MATGTVPSSMAGLWTRDRHFYFAKSVDFARIVGLPENKNLMPRRRNVSMIRNSSKSSSDIVELEPTSEGSPLLVPRQKYCESIYKTVRRKTRTVMIGNVALGSEHPIRVQTMTTSDTKDVDRTVEEVMRIADTGADLVRITVQGKKEADACFEIKDKLVQKNYNIPIVADIHFAPAVALRVAECFDKIRVNPGNFADRRAQFEQLEYTDEEYQKELEHIEQVFSPLVEKCKKYGRAMRIGTNHGSLSDRIMSYYGDSPRGMVESAFEFARICRKLYFHNFVFSMKSSNPVIMVQAYRLLVAEMYVQGWDYPLHLGVTEAGEGEDGRMKSAIGIGTLLQDGLGDTIRVSLTEPPEKEIDPCKKLANLGMQASNLQQGTVPFEEKHRRYFDFQRRTGQLPVQKEGEEVDYRGVLHRDGSVLMSVSSDMLKTPELFYKSLAAKLVVGMPFKDLATVDSILLRDLPPFEDAESRLALKRLIDISMGVVVPLSVQLTKPLPNAIVLVNLNELSTGAHKLLPEGTRLAVTIRGDEPYEELDIIKNVSDITMLLHDLPLSEDKLSRVHAARRLFEYLEENSLNFPVIHHIQFPKGIDRDDLVITAGSNAGSLLVDGLGDGILLEAPDQEFEFLRNTSFNLLQGCRMRNTKTEYVSCPSCGRTLFDLQDVSAEIRSKTSHLPGVSIAIMGCIVNGPGEMADADFGYVGGAPGKIDLYVGKNVVKRGIAMEDATDALIQLIKDHGRWVDPQAEE; the protein is encoded by the exons TTCCCAGGCAGAAGTATTGTGAATCGATTTACAAGACTGTAAGGAGAAAGACTCGTACTGTGATGATTGGGAATGTGGCTTTAGGCAGTGAGCACCCCATACGAGTTCAAACTATGACCACTTCAGATACCAAGGATGTGGACAGGACTGTTGAGGAG GTAATGAGAATTGCAGATACAGGTGCAGATTTAGTTCGGATAACAGTTCAAGGGAAGAAAGAAGCAGATGCTTGCTTTGAGATTAAGGACAAACTTGTCCAGAAAAA TTACAACATCCCTATTGTTGCGGACATTCATTTTGCACCAGCAGTTGCACTTAGAGTAGCTGAGTGTTTTGACAAGATTCGAGTCAACCCAGGAAATTTTG CTGATAGGCGAGCCCAATTCGAGCAGTTAGAGTATACTGATGAAGAATATCAAAAGGAGCTTGAGCATATTGAGCAG GTCTTCAGTCCATTGGTTGAGAAATGCAAGAAGTATGGTCGAGCAATGCGAATTGGGACAAATCATGGAAGTCTTTCTGATCGTATAATGAGCTACTATGGAGATTCTCCAAGAGGAATG GTTGAGTCTGCCTTTGAGTTTGCAAGGATATGCCGGAAGCTTTACTTCCATAATTTTGTCTTCTCGATGAAATCAAGTAACCCAGTCATCATGGTTCAAGCTTATCGTTTGCTAGTGGCAGAGATGTATGTTCAAGGTTGGGATTATCCCCTGCACTTAGGGGTTACTGAAGCTGGAGAAGGAGAGGATGGGAGGATGAAATCTGCAATTGGTATTGGGACTCTTCTTCAG GATGGTTTGGGTGATACAATCAGGGTGTCCCTGACTGAACCACCAGAGAAAGAGATTGACCCTTGTAAAAAGTTGGCTAACCTTGGCATGCAAGCTTCAAATCTTCAACAGGGAACT GTTCCTTTTGAGGAAAAACATAGACGATATTTTGACTTTCAACGCAGAACTGGTCAACTTCCAGTACAGAAAGAG GGCGAGGAAGTGGACTACCGAGGTGTTCTTCATCGTGATGGTTCTGTTCTTATGTCAGTGTCGTCGGATATGCTGAAG ACACCAGAACTTTTTTACAAGTCTCTCGCGGCAAAGCTTGTGGTTGGAATGCCTTTCAAG GATCTGGCGACAGTGGACTCTATTCTTCTTAGAGATCTTCCTCCTTTCGAAGATGCTGAATCT AGGTTAGCTCTCAAAAGATTGATCGATATAAGCATGGGTGTTGTAGTTCCATTATCCGTACAGTTGACGAAACCGCTTCCTAATGCAATTGTCCTTGTGAACCTCAATGAACTTTCAACTGGCGCTCACAAGCTTTTGCCAGAAG GCACTCGATTAGCTGTAACCATACGTGGTGATGAACCTTATGAAGAATTAGATATCATCAAGAATGTCAGTGATATCACAATGTTGCTACATGATCTTCCATTAAGTGAAGATAAGCTCAGCAGAGTTCATGCAGCAAGGAG gtTGTTTGAGTATCTAGAAGAAAATTCTCTCAACTTTCCTGTTATCCACCACATCCAATTTCCTAAAGGAATTGATAG AGATGATCTTGTGATTACTGCTGGGAGCAATGCTGGTTCTCTTTTAGTTGATGGGCTTGGAGATGGTATACTACTCGAGGCTCCTGATCAGGAATTCGAGTTCCTAAGGAACACATCCTTCAACTTGCTTCAAGGTTGCAGAATGCGCAACACGAAAACT GAGTATGTGTCCTGCCCATCTTGTGGAAGGACACTCTTTGATCTTCAAGATGTCAGTGCTGAGATCAGGTCAAAGACTTCACATCTTCCCGGTGTGTCG ATTGCCATCATGGGTTGCATAGTGAATGGACCAGGAGAGATGGCCGATGCAGACTTCGGATACGTCGGCGGCGCACCAGGGAAGATTGATCTTTATGTTGGAAAG AATGTGGTGAAGAGAGGTATTGCAATGGAGGATGCAACTGATGCTCTAATTCAGCTGATAAAGGACCATGGCCGCTGGGTTGATCCACAAGCTGAAGAGTAG